GGATGCCGGATGTCCTGGAAAGCGCCGAATGGATTTTTGCCCGCATCAGTGAAGCCTACGAAAAGCTGCGCGACCCGGATGTCCGGCGACGGTATGATGAGTTCATTGGGTTGATTCCAGAAAATACGGTACAGACCGAAGCCAAAGTCGCTTCGGTCACAGCGCCCAGTCCGCCCTCCGCGCCACCGGTCAGTAAACCCGCGGTCGGCACCCAGACAGGGCAGATACCCACGCCGCCAATCCCACCGGTCGGCGCTGGCACAACTGGCTCACTCGCCTCTTCCACACAACCTGTTGGCAGCCGAACCGGGTCTTCCAGCCAGGGGTTGGGACGGCAGACCGGGGCGGCAACCACCGGCTCTGTGTCGGCGCCAGCCGAGACGGCGGCTGAAACGGCCGCGCGAAGCTATGAGATGGCCTGTGCGGCTATTGAGCGCAAGGATTTCATTACAGCCATAACCTACCTGCGCGAAGCCGTGCGCCTGGCACCGGAGGTCATCCGCTATCGCTCGCGCTTGGCTTCGTTGTGCATGCAGAACCCGAAGCTGCGCAAGGAAGCCGAAGATCAGCTTCTGGCCATCCTCAAAATTGATGGAACTTACGTGGACGCGCACTTGGCACTGGGGCACATGTACCATCAGGCCGGCATGGAAAAGTCGGCGCGCAAGCAGTTTGAGGCGGCGTTGGCCATTCAGCCGGACAACGCGGTGGCCAAACAGATGCTATCCCTGCTGAAGCCGGAGACCGAAACCAAGGCGGCAAAGGCTGCACCCGTGCCACCCAAATTGCCCACCAAGCCGCAGACACCAGCGGCGGAGTCCCCGGCCAAGACGGAAAAACCCGAAGAACCCAAGAAAAGTCTGCTACAGCAGGATGTCGGTGAGCTGTTTGGCAAGCTCTTCAAGCGTTGAGCAGGTGGTGGTGCCATGAAAGCCATGCTCCTGGCCGCCGGGTTCGGGACACGGCTGTTTCCGCTCACGCTGGACCGTCCCAAACCGGCCCTCCCCGTACTGGGCTGCCCGCTCGTTGCCTATGGCGTGGACTACCTCACCCGCTTTGGCTGCTGTGATCTCGTGGTGAACCTGCACTACCGGGGGGAAGCCATTGTGGCCGCCCTGGGGGATGGTGCGGCCTTTGGCTGCCGCATTGCCTACAGCCACGAGTCGGATGAGATTCTGGGGACGGGTGGTGCGCTCGACCACGCCAAGCCGCTCCTCAATCCAACGGAAACCTTTGTGGTCATGAACGGCAAGCTCATCACCACGATTGATCTTCAGGCGGCGCTGGCGACGCACCGCCGCCAGCAGGCGCTGGCAACGTTGATTCTCAAGCCAAACCGGCGGTGGGAGCGGTTCAGTGTGGTCGAAGTGGATGACACAGGAGCCATCCGGGGCTTTGCGCCGCCGCCAGATGCCGCTGCACCTGATCCGCCGCCGTTGTTTTTCACGGGCATTCAGATTCTCGAACCGGAGATTTTTGACTACATC
This window of the Chloracidobacterium sp. N genome carries:
- a CDS encoding sugar phosphate nucleotidyltransferase, which codes for MKAMLLAAGFGTRLFPLTLDRPKPALPVLGCPLVAYGVDYLTRFGCCDLVVNLHYRGEAIVAALGDGAAFGCRIAYSHESDEILGTGGALDHAKPLLNPTETFVVMNGKLITTIDLQAALATHRRQQALATLILKPNRRWERFSVVEVDDTGAIRGFAPPPDAAAPDPPPLFFTGIQILEPEIFDYIPRARFSHTTTDVYPRAMADGQRVIAHVAGPDEDWYEFSTLERYLDLSCHLAGHPQAVIRGQNCQVAADARLARTILWNHVTIGAKVELHEVIVGDGVTIPEATTLSRAAVVRADLLEVSERARAIAEGRGRQVGENFIVHF